One region of Parerythrobacter jejuensis genomic DNA includes:
- the rpmA gene encoding 50S ribosomal protein L27: MAHKKAGGSSRNGRDSAGRRLGVKKFGSEGVVAGNIIVRQRGTKFYPGSNVGMGKDHTLFALNDGVVRFHKGKQNRQFVSVDMLAEAAE; the protein is encoded by the coding sequence ATGGCACATAAAAAAGCAGGTGGTTCATCCCGTAATGGTCGCGACTCAGCCGGTCGCCGCCTTGGTGTGAAGAAGTTCGGCAGCGAAGGCGTTGTTGCGGGCAATATTATCGTGCGTCAGCGCGGCACCAAATTCTATCCGGGCAGCAATGTTGGCATGGGCAAGGATCACACCCTGTTCGCGCTCAACGACGGTGTGGTGCGATTCCACAAAGGCAAACAGAACCGCCAATTCGTATCGGTAGACATGCTGGCGGAAGCCGCCGAATAA
- a CDS encoding ATP-grasp domain-containing protein: MKIGFLTCPGTHPGSSTRRDDAFEHDIQVDALCPALAALGRTLVEIDWRSPMDAFEGCPVILIGTPWDYQDDEAHFLSQLDALTDHGHIVCNPADLVRWNSRKTYLRDLEQAGAATIPTVWVEHPTATDIRHALDTFDTESVVAKRQVGAGAEGQSIHHAASPDPDWRMDHPAMLQPFLPQIQQDGEYSFLFVDGAFSHALRKRPADGDYRVQSLYGGTEEPLSPSAPDLAAAQAVIDAIPLDTPLYARIDMVRGADGGLLLMEAELIEPYLYPEQGPQLASMMAAAIDRRLS, encoded by the coding sequence ATGAAGATCGGCTTCCTTACCTGTCCAGGCACGCACCCTGGCTCCTCCACCCGGCGCGATGACGCTTTCGAGCATGATATCCAGGTTGATGCGCTGTGCCCTGCACTGGCAGCCCTGGGCCGTACGCTGGTGGAGATAGACTGGCGGTCCCCGATGGATGCTTTCGAGGGATGCCCGGTCATCCTGATTGGCACGCCGTGGGACTACCAGGATGACGAGGCCCATTTTCTGAGCCAGCTGGACGCTCTTACCGATCATGGACACATTGTTTGCAACCCAGCCGACCTTGTCCGCTGGAATTCGCGCAAAACGTACCTGCGCGATCTGGAACAAGCCGGAGCGGCCACGATCCCGACTGTTTGGGTTGAGCATCCAACCGCGACCGACATCCGGCATGCACTGGACACCTTCGACACCGAATCCGTGGTGGCCAAACGGCAGGTTGGTGCCGGGGCCGAGGGGCAGTCGATCCATCACGCGGCCTCGCCCGACCCCGATTGGCGGATGGATCACCCCGCCATGCTGCAGCCTTTCCTTCCGCAGATCCAGCAGGACGGAGAATACTCTTTCCTGTTCGTCGATGGTGCGTTTTCCCATGCCTTGCGCAAGCGACCGGCCGATGGCGATTACCGTGTGCAATCGCTTTACGGTGGAACGGAGGAGCCGCTTTCGCCCTCCGCCCCGGACCTCGCTGCCGCTCAGGCGGTGATCGATGCGATCCCGTTGGACACTCCTCTCTATGCCCGCATCGACATGGTGCGCGGTGCCGACGGCGGATTGTTGCTGATGGAAGCAGAATTGATCGAGCCCTATCTCTACCCAGAGCAAGGGCCACAGCTGGCATCAATGATGGCGGCCGCAATTGACCGGCGGTTGAGCTAA
- a CDS encoding YgfZ/GcvT domain-containing protein has protein sequence MTAKRLSNRAVIRLSPLDGAEDIAEFLQGLVTNDVKGALPAYAALLSPQGKALFDFIVWADGDDLLIDCEADAADELTKRLSMYQLRRKIAIARDDQLGVFWQRDASGEHPTDPRLETLGARWVGPVSPDGDSADADWLAHRLSLGVPEGRAELGDILWLETNAVELNGVSFEKGCYVGQENTARMNWRQKVNRRLLVVPLDQADPKRTKVRHEDHGLAVIHQRVADIDPSSAPDWMRLEAS, from the coding sequence ATGACCGCCAAACGCCTCAGCAATCGCGCCGTGATCCGGCTTTCCCCGCTTGATGGGGCGGAGGATATCGCCGAATTCCTGCAAGGCCTCGTCACCAATGATGTGAAAGGCGCGCTGCCGGCCTATGCCGCCCTGCTTTCCCCGCAAGGCAAGGCTCTGTTCGATTTTATCGTCTGGGCTGATGGCGATGATCTGCTGATCGATTGCGAAGCAGATGCAGCTGACGAGTTGACCAAACGGCTCAGCATGTACCAATTGCGCCGCAAGATCGCGATTGCGCGCGATGATCAGTTGGGTGTTTTCTGGCAGCGCGATGCAAGCGGCGAACATCCCACGGATCCACGGCTGGAGACATTGGGCGCACGTTGGGTTGGGCCGGTTTCACCCGACGGTGACAGCGCCGATGCGGATTGGCTGGCGCATCGCCTTTCGCTGGGCGTGCCGGAAGGGCGGGCCGAGCTGGGTGACATTCTATGGCTGGAGACCAACGCGGTTGAACTGAACGGCGTGAGTTTCGAGAAGGGATGCTATGTCGGACAGGAAAACACGGCGCGGATGAACTGGCGCCAGAAGGTCAATCGCAGGTTGCTGGTTGTGCCTCTCGACCAGGCTGACCCCAAGCGCACCAAGGTCCGGCATGAGGATCATGGCCTGGCAGTGATCCACCAGCGTGTTGCAGACATTGATCCGTCGTCAGCGCCGGACTGGATGCGGCTGGAAGCCAGCTAA
- the rarD gene encoding EamA family transporter RarD yields MSDQDHEQPSGLPAALGAYVIWGFLPLYLILVSSVPPFEFVGWRIVWTLPVCLLIVAFRKQMPDLRAALADRKALRILLVSATLIAINWFVYVWAIQNGQVYAASLGYYINPLLNVLLGTLILKERLSRLQWLAVALAAAGVAVLAAGALTTLWISLTLAFSFGTYGLLRKQVAVGSLPGLTIESAILLLPALGIAAWYAATPTGSAFDDSLWLSLAIIAGGVLTAVPLLLFAIAARRMDYSTLGFIQFLAPTIVFILGLTVFEQPLLPAQAICFALIWTALALFVWDMWSKRQPKTKPRPAAS; encoded by the coding sequence ATGAGCGATCAGGATCACGAACAGCCTTCGGGCCTGCCAGCCGCGTTGGGAGCCTATGTGATCTGGGGCTTTCTTCCGCTTTACCTGATTCTCGTCAGTAGCGTCCCGCCGTTCGAATTTGTCGGCTGGCGCATTGTGTGGACCTTGCCGGTGTGTTTGCTGATCGTGGCATTCCGCAAGCAAATGCCGGACTTGCGGGCCGCACTGGCCGATCGCAAGGCCCTGCGCATTCTGCTGGTGAGCGCGACGCTGATTGCCATCAACTGGTTTGTGTATGTGTGGGCTATCCAGAACGGTCAGGTTTATGCCGCCAGTCTTGGCTATTATATCAACCCACTGCTCAATGTGTTGCTTGGCACGCTGATCCTGAAGGAACGGCTGAGCCGCCTGCAATGGCTTGCAGTGGCGCTGGCAGCGGCGGGCGTGGCCGTCCTTGCCGCGGGCGCGCTGACCACGCTGTGGATCAGCCTGACGCTCGCCTTCAGCTTCGGCACCTATGGCCTTCTGCGCAAGCAGGTCGCGGTCGGCTCGCTTCCCGGCCTGACCATCGAAAGCGCGATCCTGTTGCTACCCGCTCTCGGCATCGCCGCCTGGTATGCCGCAACGCCAACCGGTTCTGCCTTCGACGATTCGCTGTGGCTCAGCCTCGCGATCATAGCTGGCGGCGTGTTGACCGCTGTGCCTCTGCTGCTGTTCGCCATCGCGGCTCGCCGGATGGACTATTCAACGCTTGGCTTCATCCAGTTCCTGGCCCCGACCATCGTCTTCATCCTTGGCCTGACCGTGTTCGAGCAACCTCTGCTACCTGCACAAGCCATCTGCTTCGCGCTGATCTGGACCGCGCTGGCCCTGTTCGTGTGGGATATGTGGTCGAAACGTCAGCCCAAAACCAAACCTAGGCCAGCCGCCAGTTAA
- the pyrC gene encoding dihydroorotase, giving the protein MTQTLTIRRPDDWHLHFRDGAMMEGVVDFTARQFARAIVMPNLTPPVTTTALGAAYRDRIFAAVPAGRGFTPLMTCYLTDETDVDDLAQGFEQGVFTAAKIYPANATTNSARGVTDVDGLRPVFERMAKIGMILCIHGEVTDAEVDVFDREKEFIERTLAPLHADLPQLKIVFEHITTADAVEFVMEAGDSVGATITPQHLHINRNAMLVGGIQPHNYCLPVAKREKHRLALRWAATSGSPKFFLGTDSAPHEKHTKESACGCAGIFNAPYALESYLEVFDQEGALDKFEGFASLHGPAFYGLPVNEETLTLERVAHTVPDVLDTKGGAIVPFHAGQELNWRLA; this is encoded by the coding sequence ATGACACAGACGCTGACAATCCGCCGCCCCGATGACTGGCACCTGCATTTCCGCGACGGCGCAATGATGGAAGGGGTGGTCGATTTTACCGCGCGCCAGTTTGCCCGGGCGATCGTGATGCCCAATCTCACCCCGCCGGTGACCACTACGGCATTGGGTGCCGCCTATCGCGACCGGATTTTCGCCGCAGTCCCTGCCGGGCGCGGATTTACGCCCCTGATGACTTGCTACCTGACCGATGAAACCGATGTCGATGACCTGGCGCAGGGGTTTGAACAAGGCGTTTTCACCGCAGCAAAGATCTATCCCGCAAATGCCACCACCAATTCCGCCCGTGGTGTGACCGATGTCGACGGCCTGCGTCCGGTGTTCGAACGAATGGCAAAGATCGGCATGATTTTGTGCATCCATGGTGAGGTGACCGATGCCGAGGTGGATGTGTTTGATCGCGAGAAGGAATTTATCGAGCGCACGCTGGCACCGCTCCATGCCGATTTGCCGCAACTCAAAATTGTCTTCGAGCACATCACGACGGCGGATGCTGTGGAATTCGTGATGGAAGCGGGCGACTCGGTCGGCGCGACCATTACGCCCCAGCACCTTCACATCAATCGCAACGCAATGCTGGTGGGCGGGATCCAGCCGCATAATTACTGCCTGCCTGTTGCTAAGCGCGAGAAGCACCGTCTGGCCCTGCGCTGGGCAGCGACCTCCGGCTCGCCCAAATTCTTCCTCGGTACCGACAGCGCCCCGCACGAGAAACACACCAAGGAAAGCGCCTGTGGTTGCGCCGGCATTTTCAATGCGCCCTATGCGCTGGAAAGCTATCTTGAAGTGTTCGACCAGGAAGGCGCGCTGGACAAATTCGAAGGTTTCGCCTCGCTCCACGGACCAGCCTTTTACGGTTTGCCCGTGAATGAAGAGACGCTGACGCTGGAGCGGGTGGCCCACACTGTGCCGGACGTGCTGGATACCAAGGGCGGGGCGATTGTGCCCTTCCATGCCGGGCAGGAGCTTAACTGGCGGCTGGCCTAG
- a CDS encoding GNAT family N-acetyltransferase — MFHRTQRLLLRPTWPEDWQMLFAGIADQDVVHNLATAPWPYEEDDARAFAQREQDAYVPGFAVTLPGEGLIGGAGLGYDEHDQVQLGYWIARDHWGKGYASEAARGVLAIAGMIGHKRVVASHFVDNPASGRVLCKVGFSPTGEVRPGHSLARGRSDPVACYEIVLDGLEREGDERLRASPPLKNAA; from the coding sequence ATGTTCCATCGCACCCAACGGCTGCTTTTGCGGCCGACCTGGCCAGAAGACTGGCAGATGCTGTTTGCCGGGATCGCTGACCAGGACGTGGTCCACAATCTGGCCACCGCACCTTGGCCCTATGAGGAAGATGACGCGCGGGCATTCGCGCAGCGCGAGCAAGACGCCTATGTGCCGGGCTTCGCCGTCACCCTTCCCGGTGAAGGCCTGATTGGCGGGGCCGGTCTTGGATATGACGAGCATGACCAGGTTCAACTTGGCTATTGGATCGCGCGCGATCACTGGGGCAAGGGTTATGCTTCCGAAGCGGCGCGCGGCGTTCTCGCAATCGCGGGGATGATTGGCCATAAGCGGGTGGTTGCTTCACATTTCGTCGACAACCCCGCATCGGGGCGGGTGCTGTGCAAGGTCGGGTTTAGCCCAACCGGTGAAGTGCGACCGGGACACTCGCTTGCACGGGGCCGTTCCGATCCTGTCGCGTGCTACGAAATTGTTCTCGATGGCTTGGAGCGGGAGGGCGATGAGCGGCTGCGTGCATCGCCTCCCTTGAAGAACGCAGCATAG
- a CDS encoding metal-dependent hydrolase → MNAHSSISTDTATPTPEDLEITVRDRRFARGTEARRWWLNGDPVASAWFNALSATFPRGEAFFIESVKAFREGADPKLTAEIRAFVKQEINHTREHVAFNRMAEDHGYDIKAIDKRVEEMLAQLKDRPQYLNLAATMALEHFTAMLGNELLKNPDHLEGADGDLGDLWRWHSAEEVEHKGVAYDTWLHATRDWSRFRRWKVKSLMMLLVTVRFIKHRSEDTMELLAQDGLTGWKWRLALAKYLLVKPGFLRRILPGWLAYFMPGFHPWNEDDRGLINLYEGDFEDALMAPAE, encoded by the coding sequence ATGAACGCGCATTCCTCCATTTCCACCGATACCGCCACCCCGACACCGGAAGATCTCGAGATCACGGTTCGCGATCGCCGCTTTGCGCGTGGTACCGAAGCGCGCCGCTGGTGGTTGAATGGCGACCCCGTTGCCAGTGCGTGGTTCAACGCGCTGTCCGCCACCTTCCCGCGCGGCGAAGCCTTCTTCATCGAATCGGTCAAAGCCTTTCGTGAGGGCGCCGATCCCAAACTGACGGCAGAAATTCGCGCTTTCGTGAAGCAGGAAATCAATCACACCCGCGAACATGTTGCCTTCAACCGGATGGCCGAAGACCACGGTTATGACATCAAGGCCATCGACAAGCGGGTCGAAGAGATGCTCGCCCAGCTGAAAGACCGGCCGCAATATCTCAATCTCGCCGCGACGATGGCGCTGGAACACTTCACTGCCATGCTCGGCAATGAACTTCTCAAGAACCCCGACCACCTCGAAGGGGCTGATGGTGATCTGGGCGACTTGTGGCGCTGGCATTCAGCCGAGGAAGTCGAGCATAAGGGCGTCGCTTATGACACCTGGCTGCATGCAACGCGCGACTGGAGCCGTTTCCGCCGCTGGAAGGTCAAGAGCCTGATGATGTTGCTCGTCACCGTGCGTTTCATCAAGCATCGCAGCGAAGACACGATGGAACTGCTGGCCCAGGATGGCCTGACCGGCTGGAAATGGCGTCTCGCACTGGCCAAGTATCTTCTGGTGAAGCCGGGCTTCCTGCGCCGCATCCTGCCAGGCTGGCTGGCCTATTTCATGCCCGGCTTCCACCCTTGGAACGAGGATGATCGCGGCCTGATCAATCTCTACGAAGGTGACTTCGAAGATGCACTGATGGCTCCGGCTGAATAG
- a CDS encoding glycine zipper 2TM domain-containing protein, translating into MHTSFKAAALAIAASGLAVATPAAAAPASHNAPVTHSIYAGQTGVSETANHHRRWHRKGRGNRDYRDYRDYRDARGYRGDRYYGEPVYRDTRIWRDRRDGNYYCRKRDGTTGLLIGAGVGALIGNEVAGRGDRTLGAILGAAGGALLGRAIDRSNTRCR; encoded by the coding sequence ATGCACACGTCATTCAAAGCTGCCGCTCTCGCCATCGCCGCTTCGGGTCTGGCTGTCGCCACGCCCGCTGCTGCTGCCCCTGCGTCGCACAACGCACCGGTCACGCACTCGATCTATGCCGGCCAGACCGGAGTCAGCGAGACGGCCAATCATCACCGTCGCTGGCACCGCAAGGGCCGCGGCAACCGCGATTACCGTGACTATCGCGACTACCGTGATGCGCGCGGCTATCGCGGCGACCGTTACTATGGCGAGCCGGTCTACCGTGACACCCGCATCTGGCGCGACCGCCGCGACGGCAATTACTATTGTCGCAAGCGCGACGGCACGACTGGATTGCTGATCGGCGCCGGCGTCGGTGCATTGATCGGCAACGAAGTCGCTGGCCGTGGTGATCGCACGCTCGGAGCGATCCTGGGTGCGGCAGGCGGTGCGCTGCTTGGCCGTGCGATAGACCGCAGCAACACACGCTGCCGCTGA
- a CDS encoding TetR/AcrR family transcriptional regulator yields MATRKRLSPEESRAGALQAARTLLIEAGPQAVTLKAVGARVGRTHANLLHHFGSAAGLQRELAAHLAQTVCESVAEAVRATRAGLGSPREIVDIAFDAFEREGGGALVSWMLATGHEDAIEPFVETIHSMVDDLNPEEEGHVDAMVAHRATHTVVLLALGQSLIGEPLAKSLRLPDHVARDIAEKIIIEELVDRHEGAAQD; encoded by the coding sequence ATGGCCACACGCAAACGTCTTTCACCCGAAGAATCACGTGCAGGCGCACTGCAAGCGGCGCGCACCCTGCTGATCGAGGCGGGCCCGCAGGCGGTCACGTTGAAGGCCGTGGGCGCGCGGGTAGGGCGGACCCATGCCAATCTGCTGCATCACTTCGGGTCAGCCGCAGGCTTGCAACGCGAGCTGGCGGCGCATCTGGCCCAGACCGTGTGCGAAAGCGTGGCCGAGGCCGTGCGCGCGACACGGGCGGGCCTTGGGTCTCCGAGAGAAATTGTCGATATTGCGTTCGATGCTTTCGAGCGTGAAGGCGGAGGTGCCTTGGTAAGCTGGATGCTGGCCACGGGGCACGAGGATGCAATCGAGCCGTTTGTCGAAACCATCCACTCCATGGTCGACGATCTCAATCCGGAAGAGGAAGGTCATGTTGATGCGATGGTCGCGCATAGGGCGACCCACACCGTGGTGTTGCTGGCGTTGGGCCAGTCCCTGATTGGGGAGCCACTGGCAAAGTCGCTGAGGCTACCGGATCACGTCGCCCGCGACATTGCCGAGAAGATTATCATCGAAGAGCTGGTCGACCGCCACGAGGGTGCCGCACAGGATTAG
- the astD gene encoding succinylglutamate-semialdehyde dehydrogenase, translated as MSQNEIISFEPATGEELWRGKVGDVDAAVDRARRAWPAWAAKPLANRMELCRRFANEVRAASDRFAELIAKETGKPLWEARTEVEAVINKVEISINAYAERTGQKKLDGALAGSAALRHKPHGVMVVLGPYNFPAHLPNGHIVPALIAGNVVIFKPSEKTPAVGELLMECFTKAGMSAAVAQFFVGGPEEGKALVAHRDIDGVLFTGSAQAGIAINKRLATNPGKIVALEMGGNNPIVVTDTPLINDAAILIARSAFTTAGQRCTAARRLIVVESMYDAIVEEVKRLSDRLIVGEPFAEPAPFMGCLIDNDAADQLVESFLYFLSNGGKAIKHMTRPDDNLPFLSPAIIDTTKIKDRPDVELFGPLLQVIKVKDLDAGIAEANNTRFGLSASLIGGTPQDYNRFWANIRAGIVNWNQPTNGASSKAPFGGLGLSGNHRPAAFYAADYCAYPVASSEMDQPRATVGVGFRDG; from the coding sequence TTGAGCCAGAACGAAATCATTTCATTCGAACCTGCGACCGGAGAAGAGCTCTGGCGTGGAAAGGTCGGGGATGTCGATGCTGCTGTCGATCGGGCGCGGCGGGCATGGCCAGCCTGGGCGGCCAAGCCATTGGCAAACCGGATGGAACTGTGCCGCCGTTTCGCCAATGAAGTGCGCGCCGCGAGCGACAGATTTGCCGAGCTGATTGCCAAGGAAACCGGCAAACCCTTGTGGGAAGCGCGGACCGAAGTCGAAGCGGTGATCAACAAGGTCGAAATCTCGATCAACGCCTATGCCGAACGTACCGGCCAGAAAAAGCTCGATGGCGCTCTGGCAGGCTCGGCCGCACTACGGCACAAACCGCACGGTGTAATGGTTGTCCTCGGGCCCTATAATTTCCCCGCCCACCTGCCCAATGGCCATATCGTTCCGGCATTGATCGCCGGCAATGTGGTGATTTTCAAACCCAGCGAAAAAACGCCCGCTGTCGGCGAGTTGCTGATGGAGTGTTTCACCAAAGCCGGCATGTCGGCGGCTGTGGCACAGTTCTTCGTCGGTGGCCCGGAAGAGGGCAAGGCGCTGGTCGCGCACCGCGATATTGACGGCGTGTTGTTCACCGGCTCCGCCCAAGCCGGGATCGCCATCAACAAGAGGTTGGCAACCAATCCGGGCAAGATCGTTGCCCTGGAAATGGGCGGCAACAATCCGATCGTGGTGACAGACACGCCGCTGATCAACGATGCCGCCATCCTGATCGCCCGCTCCGCCTTCACCACTGCGGGCCAGCGCTGCACTGCCGCGCGTCGCCTGATCGTGGTCGAGAGCATGTATGATGCGATTGTCGAAGAGGTGAAGCGACTTTCTGATCGCTTGATTGTGGGCGAGCCCTTCGCCGAGCCGGCACCGTTCATGGGCTGCCTGATCGACAATGATGCCGCCGACCAGCTGGTCGAAAGCTTCCTCTATTTTCTCTCGAACGGGGGCAAGGCGATCAAGCACATGACCCGCCCCGATGATAACCTGCCGTTCCTGAGCCCGGCCATTATCGACACGACCAAGATCAAGGATCGGCCGGATGTCGAATTGTTCGGCCCGCTGCTGCAAGTCATCAAAGTCAAGGATCTGGATGCCGGCATTGCCGAAGCAAACAATACGCGGTTCGGCCTCTCGGCCTCGCTAATAGGGGGCACCCCGCAAGACTATAACCGGTTCTGGGCCAATATCCGGGCCGGAATCGTCAATTGGAACCAGCCGACCAACGGCGCTTCTTCCAAAGCGCCCTTTGGCGGACTGGGCTTGTCCGGCAATCACCGCCCGGCAGCCTTCTATGCCGCCGACTATTGCGCCTATCCAGTTGCCAGCAGTGAAATGGACCAGCCGCGCGCTACTGTCGGCGTAGGTTTCCGCGACGGCTAG
- a CDS encoding patatin-like phospholipase family protein, whose amino-acid sequence MAQGEYDFEQLVFSGGGIRCFWHGGFLSVAGDRLSLHPKRISGVSGGVLSGAAWIAGREQRLLDVMGDAFARNDSNLDAAKSNFTVHQEMYRQVVADTLDSDAIDAVCEGPDYEAVLAVPPQWLPPIMFVILAGALYQTEKAVKSRPHLRWTRRVGLQPFRVDAKKAARDGKLVDLICAAATIPPVFDVPEWDGKRVLDGGLIDKAPPPQPDEGRTLFLMTKRYRNLPVTDRCLYLQPSCEVPADKIDFSDRSKLDRTWRQGALDGTAWLAANS is encoded by the coding sequence ATGGCACAGGGCGAATACGATTTTGAGCAGCTGGTATTTTCCGGCGGCGGCATCCGATGCTTCTGGCATGGCGGGTTCCTGTCGGTGGCGGGAGACCGGCTGTCACTCCATCCGAAACGGATCAGCGGCGTCTCGGGTGGTGTCTTGTCCGGTGCGGCGTGGATTGCTGGCCGGGAACAACGCTTGCTGGACGTCATGGGCGATGCTTTTGCGCGCAATGATTCCAATCTTGATGCAGCCAAATCCAATTTCACCGTTCATCAGGAAATGTACCGGCAAGTGGTGGCGGATACGCTGGATAGCGATGCGATAGACGCAGTTTGCGAGGGCCCAGACTATGAAGCCGTCCTCGCCGTTCCTCCGCAATGGTTGCCGCCAATCATGTTTGTGATACTGGCCGGCGCGCTCTATCAGACGGAAAAGGCGGTGAAATCCCGGCCACATCTGCGTTGGACCCGCAGGGTCGGCCTGCAACCCTTCCGTGTGGATGCGAAGAAAGCTGCGCGCGATGGCAAGCTGGTCGATCTGATCTGCGCGGCCGCAACGATACCCCCAGTGTTCGACGTGCCTGAATGGGATGGCAAGCGCGTGCTCGATGGTGGTTTGATCGACAAGGCACCCCCTCCGCAGCCGGATGAAGGACGCACATTGTTCCTTATGACCAAGCGCTATCGCAATCTGCCGGTAACTGACCGCTGTTTGTATCTTCAGCCGAGCTGCGAAGTGCCGGCTGACAAAATTGATTTTTCTGACCGCAGCAAGCTTGATCGGACGTGGCGTCAGGGCGCGCTGGATGGGACCGCCTGGCTGGCAGCGAACAGTTAG
- a CDS encoding Crp/Fnr family transcriptional regulator, which produces MTLACAQCPVRDSAACAVLTEEERADLARAGRTVTLKKGETLFSAGDEDHACATLVTGALKVTSYDREGEERILALIHPAGFVGELFQPFAQHDVVALTDSQLCVFARSAMEEALDNHPALTTALLRRSQKDLHAARELLELTGKQDAATRLAGLIMAMARAASDSPCHPAQKFDLPLSRGEMAQMLGLTIETVSRRMSKFEKDGLVAKKGARGIELVDPARLTALVGVGL; this is translated from the coding sequence ATGACCCTTGCCTGTGCCCAATGCCCTGTACGCGACAGCGCGGCTTGCGCGGTTTTGACCGAAGAGGAACGCGCGGACCTTGCCCGTGCGGGTCGGACTGTCACCTTGAAGAAGGGCGAGACACTGTTCTCAGCTGGTGACGAGGATCACGCCTGCGCGACCCTTGTTACAGGAGCGCTCAAGGTCACATCCTATGACCGCGAGGGGGAGGAGCGTATTCTCGCTCTGATCCATCCAGCGGGCTTTGTCGGCGAATTGTTCCAGCCCTTTGCCCAGCATGACGTGGTGGCCCTGACAGACAGCCAGCTATGCGTTTTTGCACGCAGCGCCATGGAAGAAGCGCTCGACAATCACCCTGCCCTCACCACGGCTCTGCTGCGCCGCTCGCAGAAGGATCTTCACGCAGCGCGCGAATTGCTGGAGCTTACCGGTAAACAGGATGCTGCGACCCGCCTGGCGGGTCTGATCATGGCCATGGCCCGCGCCGCCAGCGATTCGCCATGCCATCCGGCACAGAAATTCGACTTACCGCTTTCGCGCGGCGAAATGGCGCAGATGCTGGGGCTGACGATCGAGACCGTCAGCCGCAGGATGTCGAAATTCGAGAAAGATGGCCTGGTGGCCAAAAAGGGTGCGCGCGGAATCGAACTGGTCGATCCCGCGCGCCTTACCGCACTGGTGGGAGTGGGCCTCTAA
- the rplU gene encoding 50S ribosomal protein L21, whose protein sequence is MFAVVRTGGKQYRVAAGDKIAVEKLAGEAGETVTLGDVLLAGEGETIADASKVTVSAEIIAQAKSEKVVVFKKRRRHNYRRKAGHRQMMTLLRITDVGEGKKAPAKKAAPAKKADEAPKTEAKKPAAKKAAPAKGATKGTTEAKKAAPKKAAATSAKKTPAKKAPAKKAAPKAADKK, encoded by the coding sequence ATGTTCGCAGTAGTGCGCACGGGCGGCAAACAATACCGGGTTGCTGCCGGAGACAAGATCGCGGTCGAGAAGCTGGCTGGTGAAGCTGGTGAAACCGTCACGCTGGGTGATGTTCTGCTTGCCGGTGAAGGCGAGACGATCGCTGATGCCAGCAAGGTAACCGTTTCGGCAGAGATCATTGCCCAGGCGAAGAGCGAGAAGGTCGTCGTTTTCAAGAAGCGTCGCCGTCACAATTATCGCCGCAAGGCTGGCCACCGCCAGATGATGACGCTGCTGCGCATCACTGATGTCGGCGAAGGCAAGAAGGCCCCGGCCAAGAAAGCTGCGCCAGCGAAGAAGGCTGATGAGGCTCCGAAGACGGAAGCGAAGAAGCCAGCCGCCAAGAAGGCAGCACCTGCCAAGGGAGCCACGAAGGGCACAACCGAAGCGAAGAAGGCAGCGCCCAAGAAGGCTGCAGCTACCTCCGCCAAGAAAACACCGGCCAAAAAGGCCCCAGCCAAGAAAGCGGCCCCCAAGGCCGCTGACAAGAAGTAA